One stretch of Bradyrhizobium canariense DNA includes these proteins:
- a CDS encoding efflux RND transporter permease subunit produces the protein MVGFFIHRPIFASSIAIIMVLAGAICYFLLPVSQFPDITPPQVVVSAIYPGASAQVVADTVTTPLEQQINGVQGMTYMSSASSNDGSSTITITFDVGYPLSIAAVDVQNRVAQAAAALPAIVNQAGVIIKKQNPNFVLIVNLVSPDRSVDPVALSNYAYLQIVDPLKRVPGVGDVQIFGERRYSMRIWLDPDKLAKLGITAVDVQQAVAEQNVQVAAGKIGQSPAPPGTPFEMQVNATGRLSDPEQFKDIIVRSDTATGAIVRLRDVARVELGALQYSSTAVFGADPTVVLAVFQMPGSNALDLQQHVKDKMEELSKRFPKGIAYGLHYDTTRFVSAAKRDVIITLTEALCLVILVVFVFLQNWRTTLIPTIAIPVSLIATLAVMEVMGFSLNMLSLLGMVLAIGLVVDDAIVVVENVERQLENGLPPLRAAQAAMAEVTGPIIATTAVLMAVFVPVAFIPGVAGRLYNQFALTVAISVGISAFNSLTLSPALSAAFLRHRPPPNFVLFRWFNRGFDWLSHGYAGMVRGLIQLRWAILTLFVIVLGATYYLSQRIPSSFLPVEDQGYFFVVIQLPDGSSLQRTDEVAMKVRDLLQSTPGVDIVGSISGLNFLTNAAQSNSAVEFAILKPWDERPPSQSAMRLVSDVRFKLLAIPEAFVLSFDPPSIPGLGTTGGFEFQVEDLTGRGSFALNEATQALIAEARKQPELNPMQLFTSFSTSTPQFNYDLDRTKAKLLGLNIPDVFNTLQIFLGSLYVNDFNLFGRTFRVTLQADTDTRAAASDLARLYVRNAGGGMVPLSTLGLLKPIVGPETVPHYNNYASALVNGGPAPGYSSGQAVTAMERAAAIALPRDFAFEWTGITYQELKAGSIATVVFVLAIVFVFLILAAQYESWTMPFMVLFAVPLALFGAFLALFVRGMQTDVYSQIGLVMLIGLSAKNAILIVEFAKRRRQEGLSIVEAAMEAARLRLRPILMTAFAFILGVVPLMVASGAGAASRQSIGTTVFGGMLAATVLTLLFVPVFYAVIEGFRERGHAHQAGHSSIAEHAPAE, from the coding sequence ATGGTTGGTTTCTTCATTCACCGTCCGATCTTCGCCTCGTCGATCGCCATCATCATGGTGCTGGCGGGCGCCATTTGCTATTTCCTGCTCCCGGTTTCGCAATTCCCTGACATCACGCCGCCGCAGGTGGTCGTCAGCGCGATCTATCCCGGCGCCAGCGCGCAAGTGGTCGCCGACACCGTCACGACGCCGCTCGAGCAGCAGATCAACGGCGTGCAGGGGATGACGTACATGTCATCCGCAAGTTCCAATGACGGCTCGTCGACCATTACGATTACCTTCGATGTCGGTTACCCCCTGAGCATCGCCGCGGTCGACGTGCAAAATCGCGTGGCGCAGGCGGCCGCGGCGCTGCCGGCGATCGTCAACCAGGCCGGCGTGATCATCAAGAAGCAGAATCCCAACTTCGTGCTGATCGTAAACCTCGTTTCGCCGGACCGCTCCGTCGATCCGGTCGCGCTGAGCAATTACGCCTATCTGCAGATCGTCGATCCCTTGAAGCGCGTGCCGGGTGTCGGCGACGTCCAGATTTTCGGTGAACGCCGTTATTCGATGCGGATCTGGCTCGATCCGGACAAGCTTGCCAAGCTCGGCATCACCGCTGTCGATGTCCAGCAAGCCGTCGCCGAGCAGAACGTCCAGGTCGCCGCCGGCAAGATCGGACAATCACCGGCGCCCCCCGGCACGCCGTTCGAGATGCAGGTCAACGCCACCGGCCGGCTCAGCGATCCCGAACAATTCAAGGACATCATCGTCCGGTCCGACACTGCCACCGGCGCGATCGTGCGATTGCGGGACGTGGCGCGCGTCGAACTCGGCGCTTTGCAATATTCCTCCACCGCCGTTTTCGGGGCGGACCCGACGGTGGTTCTCGCCGTGTTCCAGATGCCGGGGTCGAATGCGCTAGACCTGCAGCAGCACGTCAAGGACAAGATGGAGGAGTTGTCCAAGCGTTTTCCGAAGGGGATCGCCTACGGTCTTCACTATGACACCACGCGGTTCGTCTCGGCGGCCAAGCGCGACGTGATCATCACCCTGACCGAAGCTCTGTGCCTGGTCATCCTGGTGGTTTTCGTCTTTCTGCAGAACTGGCGCACGACGCTCATTCCGACCATCGCCATACCGGTGTCGCTGATCGCGACATTGGCCGTGATGGAGGTGATGGGCTTTTCGCTGAACATGCTGAGTCTGCTCGGCATGGTGCTTGCGATCGGACTGGTTGTCGACGACGCCATCGTCGTGGTCGAGAACGTCGAGCGGCAGCTCGAAAACGGCCTGCCGCCGCTTCGCGCCGCACAGGCAGCGATGGCCGAAGTGACCGGCCCGATCATTGCGACGACCGCGGTGCTGATGGCCGTGTTCGTCCCGGTCGCGTTCATTCCGGGCGTTGCCGGCCGTCTCTACAACCAGTTTGCTCTGACGGTCGCGATCTCGGTCGGCATTTCGGCGTTCAACTCCCTCACCTTGAGCCCCGCGTTGAGTGCGGCGTTCCTGCGGCATCGGCCGCCGCCCAATTTTGTGCTGTTTCGCTGGTTCAACAGAGGATTCGACTGGCTGTCGCATGGCTATGCCGGCATGGTGCGCGGATTGATCCAGTTGCGCTGGGCGATCCTGACGCTGTTCGTGATCGTGCTCGGCGCGACCTATTATCTCTCCCAGCGCATCCCCTCGAGCTTTCTGCCGGTGGAGGACCAGGGCTATTTCTTTGTGGTGATTCAGCTTCCGGACGGTTCGTCATTGCAGCGCACGGATGAAGTCGCGATGAAGGTCCGCGATCTCCTGCAAAGCACGCCGGGTGTCGATATCGTCGGTTCGATCAGCGGGCTGAACTTCCTCACCAACGCGGCGCAGTCGAATTCGGCGGTGGAGTTTGCCATCCTCAAGCCGTGGGACGAGCGCCCGCCATCTCAAAGCGCCATGCGTTTGGTGTCGGATGTGCGGTTCAAGCTGCTCGCTATTCCCGAGGCTTTCGTCCTGAGTTTCGATCCGCCCTCGATTCCCGGTCTCGGTACGACCGGCGGGTTCGAATTCCAGGTCGAGGATCTCACCGGGCGCGGCAGCTTCGCGCTGAACGAGGCCACGCAGGCTTTGATCGCGGAGGCGCGCAAGCAGCCCGAGCTCAATCCGATGCAGTTGTTTACGTCGTTCTCGACCTCGACGCCGCAGTTCAACTACGACCTCGATCGCACCAAGGCGAAGCTGCTCGGGCTTAACATCCCCGATGTGTTCAACACGTTGCAGATCTTTCTCGGCTCGCTGTATGTGAACGACTTCAATCTGTTCGGCCGTACGTTCCGGGTGACGCTGCAGGCCGATACGGATACGCGTGCGGCGGCAAGCGACCTCGCGCGCCTCTATGTGCGCAATGCCGGGGGCGGCATGGTGCCGCTCAGCACGCTTGGTCTTCTGAAGCCGATCGTTGGTCCGGAAACCGTGCCGCACTACAACAATTATGCTTCGGCGCTGGTCAATGGCGGTCCTGCGCCCGGCTATAGCTCGGGACAGGCGGTCACCGCGATGGAGCGCGCCGCGGCGATCGCACTGCCGCGTGACTTCGCGTTCGAATGGACGGGCATCACCTATCAGGAACTGAAAGCGGGATCGATCGCCACGGTCGTGTTCGTCCTGGCCATTGTGTTCGTCTTCCTCATTCTGGCAGCACAGTATGAAAGCTGGACGATGCCGTTCATGGTGCTGTTCGCGGTGCCGCTGGCTCTGTTCGGCGCGTTCCTGGCGCTGTTCGTGCGGGGCATGCAGACCGACGTCTACTCGCAAATCGGTCTCGTGATGCTGATCGGATTGTCGGCAAAGAACGCGATTCTGATCGTCGAGTTCGCCAAGCGCCGCCGGCAGGAAGGTCTGAGTATCGTGGAAGCCGCGATGGAGGCCGCGCGCCTTCGGCTTCGTCCGATCCTGATGACGGCGTTCGCGTTCATCCTGGGCGTGGTGCCGCTGATGGTTGCCAGCGGCGCGGGCGCCGCCAGCCGGCAATCGATCGGAACAACCGTGTTTGGCGGCATGCTCGCGGCCACGGTGCTCACTCTTTTGTTTGTCCCGGTGTTCTACGCCGTCATTGAAGGCTTCCGCGAACGCGGCCACGCCCATCAGGCGGGCCATTCGTCGATCGCCGAGCACGCTCCAGCCGAATAA
- a CDS encoding TetR/AcrR family transcriptional regulator, giving the protein MPGAPLAAVRPRERILAAARELFHRHGIRGVGVDTIADAAGTNKMTLYRHFQSKDDLILAYVRAVAAEGEAMWQEIARDHPGDSQAQLDDWLMRAAKCVSVDGRGCDLANAAVELTEDDHPARRLIEELKTDHRDRLASLCHAAGVVQSEALADTLTLLLEGARVSRLAAGRKGPSAEFIRTAQTVIQSFKTKPKAKHKDARPRHA; this is encoded by the coding sequence ATGCCGGGTGCCCCGCTCGCCGCTGTTCGTCCGCGTGAACGCATTCTTGCCGCCGCACGAGAGCTGTTTCACCGGCACGGCATCCGCGGCGTCGGGGTCGACACCATCGCCGACGCGGCCGGCACCAACAAGATGACCCTCTATCGGCATTTCCAATCGAAAGACGATCTTATTCTTGCCTATGTGCGCGCGGTCGCGGCGGAAGGCGAGGCGATGTGGCAGGAAATCGCGCGCGACCATCCCGGCGATTCACAGGCGCAGCTCGACGACTGGCTGATGCGCGCGGCAAAATGCGTCAGCGTCGATGGCCGCGGTTGCGACCTCGCCAACGCCGCCGTGGAGTTGACGGAGGACGATCATCCGGCCCGGCGGCTGATCGAGGAGTTAAAGACCGACCACCGCGATCGCCTGGCGTCGTTGTGCCACGCGGCCGGCGTCGTTCAGTCGGAGGCGCTTGCCGACACGCTCACGCTGTTACTGGAAGGTGCGCGCGTCAGCCGGCTGGCTGCGGGGCGAAAAGGCCCAAGCGCGGAATTCATTCGAACCGCGCAAACCGTCATCCAGTCGTTCAAGACCAAGCCCAAGGCGAAGCACAAAGACGCACGACCCCGGCATGCGTGA
- a CDS encoding adenosylmethionine--8-amino-7-oxononanoate transaminase, with product MTKSASPIWHPFTQHAVQPDATLIARGEGAWLETADGRRIFDAISSWWVVTHGHRHPHIMQAIKDQADRLDQVIFAGFTHEPAEKLARRLVAMTPPGLEYVFFSDSGSTSVEVALKMALGFWRHRGEKRTGILALEGAYHGDTIGGMSVGERGVFNAPYDPLLFDVARLPFPSAGREEATLDALNAACGKGEVAALIVEPLILGAGGMLIYTPDVLSEMKRVCETHGALFIADEVMTGWGRTGTLFACEQAKVTPDIACYSKGLTGGSLPLAVTLCRADIFDAHYSTDRSRTFFHSSSYTANPIACAAALANLEIWEKEPVLERIAAVSRVHSAQLDRFREDRRFTNVRQIGSIAALDIASSDAGYMAAIGPRLYQGFLSRNLLIRPLGNTIYIMPPYCSDRNELSLVYEAITDVVGEIL from the coding sequence ATGACGAAGTCGGCGTCTCCGATCTGGCATCCGTTCACCCAGCACGCGGTGCAACCGGATGCGACACTGATCGCGAGAGGCGAGGGCGCGTGGCTGGAGACCGCCGATGGCCGGCGCATCTTCGATGCGATCTCGTCCTGGTGGGTCGTCACCCACGGCCATCGTCACCCGCACATCATGCAGGCGATCAAGGACCAGGCCGACCGTCTCGATCAGGTGATCTTCGCCGGGTTCACGCACGAACCCGCAGAGAAACTGGCGCGCCGGCTGGTTGCGATGACGCCGCCGGGACTCGAATATGTGTTCTTCTCGGACAGCGGGTCGACCTCGGTCGAGGTCGCGTTGAAAATGGCGCTGGGGTTCTGGCGTCATCGCGGCGAGAAGCGCACCGGCATTCTGGCGCTCGAGGGTGCCTATCACGGCGACACCATCGGCGGAATGTCGGTGGGCGAACGCGGCGTGTTCAACGCGCCCTATGATCCCCTGCTGTTCGATGTCGCGCGGCTGCCCTTTCCGTCGGCCGGCCGCGAGGAAGCGACGCTGGATGCGCTTAATGCTGCCTGCGGCAAGGGTGAAGTTGCCGCGCTGATTGTCGAGCCGCTCATCCTTGGCGCGGGCGGCATGCTGATCTATACGCCTGATGTCCTGTCTGAGATGAAGCGCGTCTGCGAAACGCATGGCGCGCTGTTCATTGCCGACGAGGTCATGACGGGATGGGGCCGGACCGGCACGCTATTCGCGTGTGAGCAGGCCAAGGTGACGCCGGATATCGCGTGCTACTCCAAGGGGCTCACCGGCGGTTCGCTTCCGTTGGCGGTCACGCTGTGCCGCGCCGATATTTTTGACGCGCATTATTCGACGGACCGCAGCCGCACCTTCTTTCATTCCAGTTCCTACACCGCAAACCCGATCGCCTGCGCGGCGGCGCTGGCAAATCTCGAGATTTGGGAGAAAGAACCAGTGCTGGAACGCATTGCGGCCGTCTCCCGCGTGCATTCGGCGCAACTTGATCGTTTCCGCGAAGATCGCCGATTTACCAATGTCCGGCAGATCGGTTCGATCGCCGCATTGGATATCGCATCGAGCGATGCAGGCTATATGGCCGCTATCGGACCCCGTCTCTATCAGGGTTTTCTGTCGCGGAATTTGCTGATCCGGCCGCTGGGCAACACGATCTACATCATGCCGCCCTATTGCAGCGACCGAAACGAGCTCAGCCTCGTCTACGAAGCGATCACCGATGTCGTCGGCGAGATCCTCTGA
- the bioD gene encoding dethiobiotin synthase, which produces MSARIIVTGTDTGIGKTVFAAGLAGALDGVYWKPIQAGVEEETDRATVLRLSGLSPERVLAEVHRLRTPASPHLAAERDGIVIDPDGLALPDTDRPLVVEGAGGLLVPLTRNVTYIDVMARWNVPVVLCARTSLGTINHSLLSVEALRARSIAIAGIAFIGDENPESERIITDLGNVRHLGRLPYLDPLTGPSLRVAFARHFRTEDFLQEMA; this is translated from the coding sequence ATGAGCGCGCGCATCATCGTGACCGGGACCGACACCGGCATCGGCAAAACCGTTTTTGCCGCGGGCCTCGCTGGCGCGCTTGACGGCGTTTACTGGAAACCGATCCAGGCGGGGGTCGAGGAGGAGACAGACCGCGCCACGGTCCTGCGATTGTCCGGCCTTTCTCCGGAACGTGTATTGGCGGAAGTCCACAGACTGCGGACGCCGGCCTCGCCGCATCTTGCCGCCGAGCGCGACGGAATAGTCATCGATCCGGATGGTCTCGCGTTACCAGATACGGACCGGCCGCTGGTGGTCGAAGGCGCCGGCGGATTGCTGGTGCCGTTGACGCGCAACGTGACCTATATCGACGTCATGGCGCGGTGGAACGTGCCCGTCGTGCTCTGCGCCCGCACCAGCCTGGGGACCATCAATCATAGCCTTTTGTCGGTCGAAGCCCTGCGGGCCCGCAGCATTGCCATTGCCGGCATTGCGTTCATCGGCGACGAGAACCCGGAGTCGGAACGGATCATCACCGATCTGGGAAACGTGCGTCATCTCGGCCGTCTGCCGTATCTCGATCCGCTGACCGGCCCGTCGCTGCGGGTGGCTTTCGCCCGGCATTTCCGAACAGAAGACTTCCTTCAGGAGATGGCATGA
- a CDS encoding 8-amino-7-oxononanoate synthase, giving the protein MYGAFEADLRELADRGRLRSLRERSGIDFTSNDYLGLAESAELRQAAAEAVGRGVPVGSGGSRLLRGNHPEHEALEAEAAAYFGAETALYFGGGYVANFAIFSTLPQTGDLVVHDELIHASVHEGLRRGRAEFVRVPHNDVDAFDSAIVRWRKAGGKGRAWLSVESLYSMDGDSPNLVELLAVAERHDAMVVIDEAHATGVLGPQGRGLAAAFEGRDNVITLHTCGKALGTVGGFILAPRVVRDFLVNRSRPFIFATAPSPLTAAITRVALEISRSNPERRERLARLVQFAGNELRRQCNIEPSGSHIVPVIIGSDQAAVALASALQRKGYDIRAIRPPTVPEGTARLRIALTLNVDEPTVASLFEALSEDLRKAA; this is encoded by the coding sequence ATGTATGGCGCTTTCGAAGCGGACTTGCGTGAACTCGCGGATCGGGGGCGGTTACGTTCGCTTCGCGAACGTTCCGGAATCGACTTTACATCGAACGACTATCTCGGATTGGCTGAGTCAGCAGAATTGAGGCAAGCCGCCGCCGAGGCCGTGGGGCGCGGCGTGCCTGTGGGCTCGGGCGGCTCGCGCCTGTTGCGCGGCAATCATCCCGAGCACGAGGCGCTGGAAGCCGAGGCTGCCGCCTATTTCGGTGCCGAGACCGCGTTGTATTTCGGTGGCGGGTATGTCGCCAATTTCGCGATCTTCTCGACGCTGCCGCAAACCGGGGATCTCGTCGTCCACGATGAACTGATTCATGCAAGCGTCCACGAAGGACTTCGCAGGGGCCGCGCCGAGTTCGTCCGCGTGCCGCACAATGATGTCGATGCGTTCGACTCCGCGATCGTGCGTTGGCGCAAGGCCGGGGGGAAAGGGCGGGCCTGGCTGTCGGTCGAAAGCCTTTACAGCATGGATGGCGACAGTCCAAACCTCGTTGAACTGCTCGCGGTAGCGGAGCGCCACGACGCCATGGTCGTGATCGACGAAGCGCATGCGACCGGCGTGCTGGGTCCGCAGGGACGAGGCCTCGCGGCGGCCTTCGAAGGCCGCGACAACGTCATCACCCTGCACACCTGCGGCAAGGCGCTTGGCACGGTCGGCGGATTCATCCTTGCGCCGAGGGTCGTTCGCGATTTTCTGGTCAACCGGTCGCGCCCGTTCATTTTTGCGACGGCGCCTTCGCCGCTGACCGCGGCGATCACACGTGTCGCCCTCGAAATATCGCGGTCGAACCCCGAGAGAAGGGAGCGGCTGGCGCGTCTGGTTCAATTCGCGGGCAACGAGCTGCGTCGCCAGTGCAACATCGAACCGTCAGGCTCGCACATCGTTCCGGTCATCATCGGCTCCGATCAGGCGGCGGTTGCGTTGGCGTCGGCCTTGCAGCGCAAAGGTTACGATATCCGGGCGATACGCCCGCCGACGGTCCCTGAAGGGACCGCGCGCCTGCGCATTGCGCTGACACTGAACGTCGATGAGCCGACCGTGGCAAGCCTGTTCGAGGCGCTGTCCGAAGACTTGCGCAAGGCCGCATGA
- a CDS encoding helix-turn-helix domain-containing protein, whose translation MVNHSSDRPEPRASSQIAPESSPKRPARFIYGERSSLDPHAHNADYLADTNLFRRSYVRTIGESEGMPLDSTTAWLVGNNVAFYKLTSNSCVEAKRTEADAAADKINGVVFDYVLSGEYSEETAADLVSLRSGDLGMVQSTVEVTARSRRVRMATIFLPRTRLAAALETDLSDDRFILRSLSSAPLAPFVGAQMRLLFESYRRMDTQDFEIVLESTAELLIHLLRGELSRQGPPQELSSKEFTRAIAFIEENYHRPELTPDDIWRGINVSRTQLYKMFSENGLTVAGYLRDVRLRRFVDALRTTDLIGVGRLAWTCGLDMQAADFTRLFKRVYGMTPRQARAALQAGQSVVAEKPIT comes from the coding sequence ATGGTTAATCATTCAAGCGATCGCCCGGAACCGCGCGCTTCCTCTCAAATAGCTCCCGAGTCGTCCCCAAAGCGTCCTGCGCGCTTCATCTACGGGGAACGAAGCAGCCTCGATCCCCACGCGCACAATGCGGACTATCTCGCGGACACCAACCTGTTTCGTCGCAGCTATGTCCGAACCATCGGCGAATCGGAGGGGATGCCGCTCGACAGCACCACGGCCTGGCTCGTCGGAAACAACGTCGCTTTCTACAAGCTGACGTCCAACTCCTGCGTGGAAGCAAAGCGAACCGAAGCGGACGCGGCCGCCGACAAGATCAATGGTGTCGTATTCGACTACGTCCTGTCCGGAGAATACAGCGAAGAGACCGCAGCCGATCTCGTCAGCCTGAGATCCGGAGACCTCGGGATGGTCCAAAGCACGGTCGAGGTGACGGCGCGGTCTCGCCGGGTCCGCATGGCGACAATTTTCCTGCCGCGAACACGCCTAGCCGCCGCGCTCGAGACTGATCTCTCTGACGACCGCTTCATCCTTCGCTCCCTCAGTTCCGCTCCGCTGGCGCCTTTTGTCGGCGCCCAGATGCGCCTGCTGTTCGAGTCGTACAGGAGGATGGACACGCAGGACTTCGAGATCGTGCTGGAGTCGACAGCCGAACTTCTCATTCATCTGCTGCGCGGCGAGTTGTCGCGGCAAGGACCGCCTCAGGAGCTATCGAGCAAGGAATTCACACGGGCGATTGCCTTCATCGAGGAGAACTATCATCGCCCCGAACTGACGCCCGACGATATCTGGCGGGGCATCAACGTATCGCGGACCCAGCTCTACAAAATGTTCTCGGAGAACGGTCTCACCGTGGCAGGATATTTGCGCGACGTTCGGCTGCGCCGTTTCGTCGATGCCTTGAGGACGACGGACCTCATCGGAGTCGGCCGCCTTGCCTGGACCTGTGGATTGGATATGCAGGCTGCCGACTTCACGCGCCTGTTCAAGCGTGTCTATGGCATGACGCCCCGCCAGGCGCGAGCGGCCCTGCAAGCCGGCCAGTCGGTTGTAGCCGAAAAGCCGATTACATGA